One Spinacia oleracea cultivar Varoflay chromosome 4, BTI_SOV_V1, whole genome shotgun sequence DNA segment encodes these proteins:
- the LOC110803725 gene encoding uncharacterized protein codes for MAADGSVALAVKQQVQDFLNAALTGNLEFFKKMAEKLDDGQGLSKTVADVKDANDRTALHFAAREGQTEVCKYLLEELKLDVNVKDAEGETPLVHAARQGHIATVNYLLEHGADPAIPSDLGATALHHAAGIGNLELMKLLLSKGAPVDSQSDSGTSLIWAAGHGQKDAVEVLLENHANPNSETDESITPLLSAVAAGSLACLEQLIQAGAKANISAGGTTPLHIAADIGACDLINCLLKAGADPDATDEDGQKPVQVAATRGNKSAVEILLPLSTPVESIPDWTIDGIIQHMKSEAKKQEELARGFKKLNSESNTNLSREDLPEVTPEAKQKAAEAKSQGHDAFKRKDYTLAIDGYTQAIDLDPTDATLYSNRSLCWFLVGQAEQALADGKICRSLRPNWAKACYREGAALRLLERFEEAANAFYEGVQLDPESRELVTAFREAVDAGRKFHERNEAK; via the exons ATGGCTGCCGACGGTTCCGTAGCTCTCGCAG TAAAACAACAGGTGCAGGATTTCTTAAATGCTGCTCTTACCGGAAACCTTGAATTCTTCAAGA AAATGGCGGAGAAATTGGATGATGGGCAAGGGTTGTCAAAGACAGTGGCGGATGTTAAGGATGCTAATGATCGAACCGCCCTTCATTTTGCGGCAAGAGAAGGACAGACTGAAGTTTGCAAGTATTTGTTGGAGGAATTGAAGCTTGATGTCAATGTGAAAGATGCAGAGG GAGAGACTCCTTTAGTTCATGCAGCCAGACAAGGACATATTGCTACTGTCAATTATCTTCTCGAGCATGGTGCTGATCCTGCAATTCCTAGTGATTTAGGGGCTACAGCTTTACATCATGCTGCTGGAATAG GAAATCTTGAATTGATGAAGCTATTACTTTCAAAGGGTGCCCCTGTTGATTCTCAAAGTGATTCTGGCACTTCTTTGATTTGGGCTGCTGGGCATGGACAAAAAGATGCTGTAGAAGTTCTATTAGAGAACCATGCTAAT CCAAATTCTGAAACTGATGAAAGTATAACCCCATTGTTATCAGCTGTGGCGGCTGGCTCACTGGCATGCTTAGAGCAATTAATTCAG GCTGGGGCAAAGGCCAATATCTCTGCAGGTGGCACAACACCATTGCATATTGCTGCCGATATTGGTGCCTGTGATCTTATTAATTGCTTATTGAAAGCTGGAGCTGATCCAGACGCTACAGATGAG GATGGCCAGAAGCCAGTTCAGGTTGCTGCTACAAGAGGGAATAAAAGTGCAGTTGAGATACTACTTCCCTTGAGTACACCAGTTGAATCTATTCCTGACTGGACAATTGATGGAATTATCCAACATATGAAGTCTGAAGCTAAAAAACAAGAG GAGCTTGCCAGAGGTTTCAAGAAACTTAATTCAGAAAGTAATACAAACTTATCAAGAGAAGATTTGCCTGAG GTGACACCTGAAGCAAAGCAGAAAGCTGCAGAGGCAAAGTCACAAGGTCATGACGCTTTCAAGAGGAAAGACTACACATTAGCTATAGATGGATACACACAG GCTATTGATCTAGACCCTACTGATGCCACATTGTACTCGAATAGAAGTCTCTGTTGGTTTCTTGTGGGACAAGCTGAGCAAGCCTTAGCCGATGGTAAGATATGTAGATCATTAAGACCAAACTGGGCCAAGGCTTGCTATCGTGAGGGTGCAGCTCTACGTCTTTTGGAG AGGTTTGAGGAAGCAGCCAATGCATTTTACGAAGGCGTGCAACTTGACCCCGAAAGTAGGGAGCTAGTAACTGCTTTTAG AGAGGCAGTTGACGCTGGGAGGAAATTTCACGAGAGAAATGAAGCAAAATAA